In the Oncorhynchus keta strain PuntledgeMale-10-30-2019 chromosome 32, Oket_V2, whole genome shotgun sequence genome, atcaaacatgatttagagcttgtttatggaaaagtgcttatttctgcatttcaatgttgcaacttgctgaaaattgtccacctTGATCATTTTGTCTCGAATAAACAGCACAACaacaattggacatccagagtgcatcaaacatgatttagagcttgtttatgggaaaatgtatttctgtatgatgcaacttgctgaaaattgtccacctTGTTCATATTGTCTCGAATAAACAGCACAACaacaattggacatccagagtgcatcaaacatgatttagagcttgtttatgggaaaatgtatttctgtatgatgcaacttgctgaaaactgtgcacaatgttaatttcatctcaaatagacaacaCAGCaacaattggacatccagagtgcatcaaacatgatttagagcttgtttatggaaaagtgcttatttctgcatttcaatgttgcaacttgctgaaaattgtccacctTGATCATTTTGTCTCGAATAAACAGCACAACaacaattggacatccagagtgcatcaaacatgatttagagcttgtttatgggaaaatgtatttctgtatgatgcaacttgctgaaaattgtccacctTGTTCATATTGTCTCGAATAAACAGCACAACaacaattggacatccagagtgcatcaaacatgatttagagcttgtttatgggaaaatgtatttctgtatgatgcaacttgctgaaaattgtccacctTGTTCATATTGTCTCGAATAAACAGCACAACaacaattggacatccagagtgcatcaaacatgatttagagcttgtttatgggaaaatgtatttctgtatgatgcaacttgctgaaaactgtgcacaatgttaatttcatctcaaacagacagcacagcaaaaattggacatacagagtgcatcaaacatgatttagagcttgtttatggaaaaaaacctttttctgtatttcaatgttgtaacttgcggaaaactgtccacaatgttcatttcatctcaaacagacagcacagcaaaaattggacatccagagtgcatcaaacatgatttagagcttgtttatgggaaaatgtatttctgtatgatgcaacttgctgaaaactgtgcacaatgttaatttcatctcaaatagacaacaCAGCaacaattggacatccagagtgcatcaaacatgatttagagcttgtttatggaaaagtgcttatttctgcatttcaatgttgcaacttgctgaaaattgtccacctTGATCATTTTGTCTCGAATAAACAGCACAACaacaattggacatccagagtgcatcaaacatgatttagagcttgtttatgggaaaatGTATTTCTGTATGATGCAAtgcttgctgaaaattgtccacctTGTTCATATTGTCTCGAATAAACAGCACAACaacaattggacatccagagtgcatcaaacatgatttagagcttgtttatgggaaaatgtatttctgtatgatgcaacttgctgaaaattgtccacctTGTTCATATTGTCTCGAATAAACAGCACAACaacaattggacatccagagtgcatcaaacatgatttagagcttgtttatgggaaaatgtatttctgtatgatgcaacttgctgaaaactgtgcacaatgttaatttcatctcaaacagacagcacagcaaaaattggacatacagagtgcatcaaacatgatttagagcttgtttatggaaaaaaacctttttctgtatttcaatgttgtaacttgcggaaaactgtccacaatgttcatttcatctcaaacagacagcacagcaaaaattggacatacagagtgcatcaaacatgatttagagcttgtttatgggaaaatgtatttctgtatgatgcaacttgctgaaaactgtgcacaatgttaatttcatctcaaatagacaacaCAGCaacaattggacatccagagtgcatcaaacatgatttagagcttgtttatggaaaagtgcttatttctgcatttcaatgttgcaacttgctgaaaattgtccacctTGATCATTTTGTCTCGAATAAACAGCACAACaacaattggacatccagagtgcatcaaacatgatttagagcttgtttatgggaaaatgtatttctgtatgatgcaacttgctgaaaattgtccacctTGTTCATATTGTCTCGAATAAACAGCACAACaacaattggacatccagagtgcatcaaacatgatttagagcttgtttatgggaaaatgtatttctgtatgatgcaacttgctgaaaattgtccacctTGTTCATATTGTCTCGAATAAACAGCACAACaacaattggacatccagagtgcatcaaacatgatttagagcttgtttatgggaaaatgtatttctgtatgatgcaacttgctgaaaactgtgcacaatgttaatttcatctcaaacagacagcacagcaaaaattggacatacagagtgcatcaaacatgatttagagcttgtttatggaaaaaaacctttttctgtatttcaatgttgtaacttgcggaaaactgtccacaatgttcatttcatctcaaacagacagcacagcaaaaattggacatacagagtgcatcaaacatgatttagagcttgtttatggaaaaaaacctttttctgtatttcaatgttgcaacttgctgaaaactgtccacaatcttcatttcatctcaaacagacagcacagcaaaaattggacatctagagtgcatcaaacatgatttagagcttgtttatggaaaaaaacgttttttctgtatttcaatgttgcaacttgcggaaaactgtccacaatgttcatttcatcacaaatatacagcacagcaaaaattggacatccagagtgcatcaaacatgatttagagcttgtttatggaaaagtgcttatttctgcatttcaatgttgcaacttgctgaaaattgtccacctTGTTCATATtgtctcaaataaacagcacaacaacagttggacatccagagtgcatcaaacatgatttagagcttgtttatggaaaagtgcttatttctgcattttaattttgcaacttgctgaaaattgtccacctTGTTCATATTGCCtcaaataaacattgataaataTTGATGTTGACTTATTTTCCCTTCTGTACTTTatctatttgcacatcgttacaacactttATACAGACATAACGACATTtattgaaatgtctttattattttggaaatgtaatatttactgttcaccttttattgtttatttcacttttgtaaacacatgtttcccatgccaattaaagccctttgaattgaattgagagagaggaggtaaacGGGATATGAACAGAGGCAGTGGGGAGgctccaaccaggtagactgacAGCCAGTCCAGCCAGCGGAGCGGAGAGGGGGTTTGTGTCAGGAGAATTCTATACTCCTGTTCATTATcctcagtctgttatatcaggatttgtaagatactgatagaaacagaaacaaaaacagacagaggcccagtctaccatcagtatcttacaaatcctgatataacagacttaGGGTAACATAATTTAATTGGTAAATGAACAGGAGTATAGAATTCTCCTGACCGTTAGAAATGTTGTTGATTTAAAGGGCTCTAACAGGGgttgtttgcatcccaaatggcacccctattccctaagtGCACTATAATGGATTAtggtggtgccatttgggatgcacacattGATTTAAAAGGATCTAAGGGGAGTTGTTGATTTAAAGATTTCTGACCTCTTCAGTCTTGTTTTTCTGCAGTTTGTTGACCTTTGCCGGCAAGGCAGCAGTGGGAGATGGCGTTGTGGATGATGAACTTGTTGGACTTGAAGCTGGGCTCATTGTACAGCTTGGGCCCTGGAAGCCAACACAAATCAACACCGAAACACAATCAATACAAATAACATGCCATATATCAAAGACCAAGTACGTTCCCATATGGGCTTTCTGTTAATTTGTGGTGGATTGGTTCAAACAGATACTTATGATGACATCGTGTTCCCATATCCATACTAGCATTCCACTTATGATAAAGTAATCTATCGTAAACATAAATGGTAGCGTAGATCTGTCATGATTACAAAGGGATGCGTGAGATAACGAGCAGCATTAGTTCTGGTACTTTGGACAAATCACGATTTTGCAGGTCTTAGCATCTTTCCTTTCCATATTCGGACGGGGAGGGAAAATTTAAAGAGAGGGTTCTTTGTTCTGGTTCGCTTTCTTAATCGAGCatctggccaataacacaatactttagttctgggttaagtAAGATTATTGATTAATGCTAGTGTGGATATTATTGGAACAGGAATATTGGAAGAGGGTATGTCACAGTCATGGACCCCGAGTGATGGTTAACAGTAAGCTGTAATGTAAGGTAAACATACCGGTGTATTCTGGAATGGAGGTGGGAGACGAGGCCGTGGAGGCGTTCTCCCAGTCCTTCTCTCCGTTCTGATTGGCCATTCGTCCTGGTGACATCAGCCTTGAGGGGGAGTGAGATCGGctgtagggaggagaggaaatgtgttgtgaagcatAACAACAAAACAATCTATATACTGGTACataaaacagacagacactgaatcacatatttattttaaaaaacaggCCGATAGTGAGGACGGGAGCATAGTCGGGCAGCTACAGGTCCCTGTGGGGGGGGGAAATACAACTCGTTATGATTAACCAACTGTGCGGTATAGTTACCTGTGCAGTAAAATACAACTTGTTATGGTTGACAGTTAGTTACCTGGGAGATTTCCTGACGGCCAGTGTCCCGCTATTGCCAGTGTCGTTAGCCATTGAGGACAGGTTCATGGTAGAGTGGGAATAGACCTTGTTGAGTTTGGAGcctagtgagtgagtgagtgagtgagtgagagagagacagagagactgagagaaacacaaacacagaaaaaaaacacattaaTATGACAAATCGCAATCTACTGATATAcgcagcaacaacaaaaaaacaacaaggAACAGCCCAGGACTGACTCAGCAACGGGAGAGCAGGCGGTGGAGTTTATATCTACCCATTAATCCCTTGGTGGGGCACCGGACAAGCACTGAGTCATCCCGGAACATGGTCTTGGGTCTCTGCTTCTTCACGCCACGCACCGTGGTGGGCTTCTGCCGCAACACCTTGTCCTCCATGATCTTCAGCTGCTGCCTCCGCTTGTACTCCTGCCTGGTAAAGGTGTCTCTAAGCTGGGTCGTGCTATCCGAAGAGTGGGTACAGGGGGTCCGGGGCTTGTCCTCACCTCCGCCACCACCACTCTTGTCTCCACATCCCTCGATGTTAAACCACTCAGGTCGGctacaggtatagagagaggagagggggtaacCAATTGATCAATCAAATCAAGAAACATAAGCAGCTCCATCTAGTTGATTCAGAGAGTCGACTATTGGACAATGCAGTTCTATAAGTGGCTTGAAAACACAACGCACATCGCATGCTCTTTCTCGCTCTTCTCCTCCTGCTCGAGTCTGCGTCTCTTCCGCCCTCTTCTGCTGTTTCTCCATCAGGGCTGGTTTCCTCTGGGCCATTTTGTCCTCCGGCCGTACCCTTCCATCCTGATGGAGGACACAAACATACAGATACAGAATTAGTCAGGCTTaaacacatacacagacaaacaaacacacacacagtccgacTAACCTTAAAGAAGAAGCCGACCCCTCCCTTCATCTCAGGTTCGGTCACGTCGCCCATGGAGTCATCCATGACATTCAGGTCATCCTCGTCCCCACGCAAGGCTGATAGAGAAATCTCGATCAGGCTGCTGCGCTTGCCATTAAAAAAAAACGCCGCCAGAACATCACTCTCAAACGAGCACTCTGAGGGCGCCCCAGAGCTCCCACAACCCACACGCTCCTTTCTCCCCGAGGTGGAAGAGTTCTGGTCCCTGCACTGCCAGGGGGAGGCGCGGTGCAGGCGGGGGATAGTGTCCACATTCTTCGGGGGGGTGAGCACGCGCGACAGGCCCTGCACTTTGAGGTCCTGGGGGCGGATGTGGTGGTAGTGGGTGGCCTGGTGCTTGGGGCTCTTGGGAGGCACAGACTTGGCCCGGCGCTGGACCTGGGGCGACTTGGATGTTCTGGTGGGACTGGTGGCATTGCGGCGGGATGACGAGGGGGAAGAAGAGACAGAGGCGAGGTCACGGGGGGTGGACGCGCGGGACATGCGGGTCGAGGGAGGGGCCGAGGATTTGAGACTGGGCAGGATCACCCAGGACTTGTTGCTGGTGGGAGCGACGGGCTTCTCCCTGATGAGTTGGTCCTGTTGTTTGGAGAGGCGCTGCATGTCACTCTGCAGGGAGCTTAGTGCCGCGTTCAGCTTTGATACGGCGTTGTTGTAATCCCCCAAGGGCGCTGGCTGATGCCCTGCCACCCCGACCTGCTCTCCTCCTGGCCCTGCCACCCCTGCACCCTTCTCCCTTCTGAGTAAAGAGGCCTGCTTGTTGTCGAGGTGTGATGAAGGATTGACGTTCCCCTCCTGCTGATCCTCGTCCTCCACGCGAGCCGGCCCCCTTAGGTCCTCCTCTGTGGAGAAGGTGCTGACTTGAccgccctcctcctctctctccccctctccgtgCTCCTTCTTCAACTGCAGGAAGGCGCTCTTGCCAAGTCTCTGGCGGTGCTTGGCAAAGATGGCCTCAATACGTTTCTTCTGGGCCTCGATggctttcctcttctcctccagccGGGCTCCCAGCTCAAACATCTCGGTGGTCAGTCCAGGGGCTCTCCTCTGTCGACTTCTGGGGCTGGGCCACCCAGCTTGTCATCGGAGCCGTTTCTGCCGGGGCGACGGGTTCACTGCGGCTGGCGCCGCCGCTTTTAGGTGAATTGCCCACTGTCGACGGTTTCTTCTTGAACTCAGCAAAGCTGGTCATCCTCACGCCACTGTCCGGCACGTCGTCGTCCCCTCCCTGGCCTCTAGTGTGGACAGCAGGAGTGGACTGGGCattggggaggagaaggaggtccTCAGAGGCGTCAGAGTCCATGCTCCCGTCCCTCAGCACAGAGTCATCGTCTCGCGAGCCCTCCGAAGTGTGTCGGGtatgggaggaggagggctgaTCCCTGGGTGCCTGTGTCTTGCCCCCCATggggaggtgggggtgggggtggtacaTCATCCCAGAGCGGGACGGGGCGGAGCAGCTGAGGGGTATGGGGTTAGGCGGGTAGGAGGGGTGAGTGGCGTGACCGTTGTGTCTGGTGCTGGCCGGGTCATCGGGCGAGTGCAGGAAGAATCCGTCGGCCGCCCCGTCGGGGTGGAGCCGGGGCTCCATCTTGACCTCGTTGTGGATGATCTGCAGGGCCTCCTCGATGGTGGGCAGCTCCCCGTCCCAGTCTCCCAGGCAGTTCTCCTTCAGCAGCAAGGGcaccacagaggagctctgggtGGCCCAGGAGCCTCTGTGGGAGCCGGGGGTGGCTGGAGGCTTGTTGAGCAGATGGCTAAGGTCCTCTGGGGGAGTGTAGGGCACACGGGTCACAGTCTGGCCGGGGGCCACGTTGTCAGAGCTGACCGAGCAGGTGATGGCTCTGCCC is a window encoding:
- the LOC118365126 gene encoding calmodulin-regulated spectrin-associated protein 2-like; protein product: MGRAITCSVSSDNVAPGQTVTRVPYTPPEDLSHLLNKPPATPGSHRGSWATQSSSVVPLLLKENCLGDWDGELPTIEEALQIIHNEVKMEPRLHPDGAADGFFLHSPDDPASTRHNGHATHPSYPPNPIPLSCSAPSRSGMMYHPHPHLPMGGKTQAPRDQPSSSHTRHTSEGSRDDDSVLRDGSMDSDASEDLLLLPNAQSTPAVHTRGQGGDDDVPDSGVRMTSFAEFKKKPSTVGNSPKSGGASRSEPVAPAETAPMTSWVAQPQKSTEESPWTDHRDV